ACCGCCAGatctcagccaatcagagagggcAGGACATTAAACTCCTGCCAAAAAAGTACATTGATTCAAATTCGGTGTTGAGAGGAAATGAAGAGATGGGAAGTTCCTGCATCCACAGACGAGTGTTCTGACCCTGATGTTCTGtgttgtgacccccccccccccgcgcgcgTGCGACAGAGGTGTGACGTGACCAATCACAGGACAGTGCTGGTCTCCCTGTGCCCCCAGGCCCTCCCCTTCTTCTCTGTCAAGTTTGGCCTGGGCATCCCAGAGGCCACACACAAGCTCTGTGGATTCCTCAAGAGTCTgggtgagcctgtgtgtgtgtgttgtgtgtgttgtgtgtcagcTTGTTTGTGTCTCATGAGGGAGAATTAGTTCTCAGTCTATGTCTGAGGATACATGTGTTGTACTCATTGGCATTCGTCATAGAAGCGTGATATCAATACTctttcctgccctctctctctctctctctctctcactctctctcgctctctctctctctcccccctctctctctctctctctctttctccctctctctctctctctctctctctctctctctctctctctctctctctctctctctctctttctccctctctctctctccctccctctctatctctctctctctctctctctctctctctccctctctctccctctttccccccccctctctctctctctctcatttaggTGTGAGGTATGTGTTTGACACCACTCTGGCAGCTGGCTTCAGTATTgtggagagccagagagagtttATCCAGAGGTACCGCCGACGGCACCACGATGCCCACGCCCTGCCcatgttcacctcctcctgcccaggtgagcctcctcacctccctcctctcctcctctcctgttcctctcctctgtactccatgcatgtgtgtggtgactGGGGTGTAGTGGTGGGGTATGGAGCAGAAAGCAGAGAAGGGCTGCTGAGCTGAGATAGAGGGGGcagtcctccccctccagagatagagggggaggctCCTCTGGGCCTATCTCTCCCTGTGCTCCCGGCTCTCTAGCTCTCATCTAGCCATCTAGCTGGATCTCTCtttctgacgtgtgtgtgcgtgcaggctgGATCCGGTACGCGGAGCGTGTCCTTGGTACCCTGGTGACCCCTCACCTGTGTACAGCCAGGTCTCCTCAGCAGATCATGGGCTCCCTGGTCAAAGACTACTTCTGCAGACAgcaggtcagcacacacacactcacacacatacacttacacacatacacttacacacacacacaccctcctgccACCCTGTCCTGTGTATTTCACTCTACCAGCCAGTAGCTGAGTGTGGtggtgtcctggtgtgtgttgtcatggtgtcctggtgtgtgtgttgtcatggtgacctgctgtgtgttgtgtttagaTGCTGAGGAGGGAGCAGGTGTACCATGTGGTGGTGGCTCCGTGCTTCGATAAGAAActggaggcagtgagagaggagcTCTACAGCTCTCTGCTGGAGAGCAGAGACGTGGACTGTGTCCTCACCTCAGGTGACGCtctatctgcctctctttcgctctctctctctctctctctctctctctctctctctctctgtctctgtctctctttgtctctctctgtctctctttgtctctctctgtctctctgtctttgtctcctcTTCTGTTCTCCCTTTTCATCTGTGTACTATTCGGTCAAACTCAGCATAAATGTGAAAAcgtcctcttttctctctctcacttcctcacaATTCTTCTTTTTGAGGCATCATCAGGTCTCACTACCACGAGTTAATCACCTGGCATTCTCTCGGTTCCTCCCTGTCATTAgtgacgcgtgtgtgtgtgtgttccaggagagGTGCTGCTCATGATGAAGCAGAGGAAGGTGACTGTGGAGCAGCTGGACTCTGTCCCTCTAGATCACATGTGAGTCAGGAAGTGTCCGATCAgtccagtgtgtgtgcctgataAACAAGCTAGCACATTTTtgcttttctttgtgtgtgttttgtgttctgataagtgtgtgggtttgtgtatgtgtatctggttgtgtgtgtgtagcatgggGGAGGCAGCCGACACAGGGATGGTCCGACACGAGGGCCGAGGCTCTGAGGGCTTCCTGGAGCACGTCTTCAAACACGCCGCTAAGGAGCTGTTCAGTCTGGAGGTCCACCAGGTCACCTACAAGACCCTCAGGTAGAACACCTGTTAGATCCTCCACGTAGAAGGTTCTAGGTTCCCTGTTAGATCTCATGGTGTGGTGGTAGCAGGCTGAGGCGTGGTGGTAGCAGGCTGAGGGAGacacagccagggagagagggcaagCTGCAGACTCAGCTGATTGGTTGTTGTTTGCTTGCTTGTTTGTGATTGGCAGGAACCGGGACTTCCAGGAGGTGAGtctagagcaggagggagaggccgTGCTGCAGTTTGCGGCCGTGTACGGCTTCAGGAACATCCAGACCCTGGTTCACCGCATGAGGAAGGGACGCCTGCCTTACCAGCTGGTGGAGGTGCTGTCCTGCCCCGGAGGTacccagcccacacacacacacacaccacacacaccaccatcattttggcacggcggggaatcgatccggcaaccataggattactagcccgactccctcaccgctcagccaccatacatccctcaccacacacacaccacatgtgacgatcccccctctctgttcccccAGGATGTCTGAGCGGTCGTGGGCaggcggagggggaggcgggggggccGGCGGGGGGGCGTGTGGACAAGGCCCTGGTGCAGCAGATGGAGGAGGCCTACAGCAGCCTGCCAGTCAGCCTCCCAgagaccagccccagcctccacaccctgTACCAGGACTGGCTGGAGGGCCAGGACTCCCCACAGGCCAGAGCACTGCTCCACACCCAGTACACCCAGCAGCCCACTGGCcaggcccacacacagccccctcacatccagtggtgaggagaggtgcaGAGGGAGGAAAGTGGTGTGGGGATGACGTCGCCTCTGGGTTCAGACCAGGgtcgctctcccccccccccccctgaggacCCCCAGGAGGGCCAGCAGGatcgctctcctctccccctgagGACCCCCAGGAGGGCAGCAGGatcgctctccccccccccccctgaggacctcctggagggcagcaggatcgctctctcccccccctgagGACCTCCTGGAGGGCAGCAGgatcgctctctccccccccctgagGACCTCCAGGAGGGCCAGCAGgatcgctctctcccccccctgagGACCTCCTGGAGGGCAGCAGGatcgctctccccccccccctgaggacctcctggagggcagcaggatcgctctctccccccccctgagGACCCCCAGGAGGGCCAGCAGGatcgctctccccccccccctgaggacCTCCAGGAGGGCCAGCAggatcgctctctctcccccccctgagGACCTCCTGGAGGGCAGCAggatcgctctctctccccccccctgagGACCTCCTGGAGGGCAGCAggatcgctctctctcccccccctgagGACCTCCTGGAGGGCAGCAGGatcgctctcccctcccccctgagGACCTCCTGGAGGGCAGCAGgatcgctctctcccccccctgagGACCTCCTGGAGGGCAGCAGgatcgctctctccccccccctgaggacctccaggaggccagcaggatcgctctctccccccctgagGACCTCCTGGAGGGCCAGCAGGatcgctctccccccccccctgaggacctccaggagggcagcaggatcgctctccccctccccctgaggACCCCCAGGAGGGCCAGCAGgatcgctctctccccccctgagGACCTCCTGGAGGGCAGCAggatcgctctctctcccccccctgagGACCTCCTGGAGGGCAGCAggatcgctctctctcccccccctgagGACCTCCTGGAGGGCAGCAGgatcgctctctcccccccctgagGACCTCCTGGAGGGCAGCAGGATCGCTCTCTCCCTGGCCGTCTCTTCCTGGGTTTGATAGCTGTGGGATTTAAGGACCAGTGCCTGGGAGTGGATGAGGGTCCTCTTTCTGTGACCCCTACCAGCCACTAGGGGGCGGGACTTCCTCTATTATCTGCAGCAAATGGTAGAAACCCAGAAGGTTGGAACTGTTTCAGCTGGACTGCCAGTATAGTGGATGTCATGCAACGACTGTCAATGTAATGCATGTTGTCATAACTCATAACATACTACCTTATGTGCTTCATGTTGACCTTGTGCTTCACGGGGCTGTGTCTCAACACTCTCAGGTCGGCTGCATCTCAAAACTGTCAGGCAGGCTCCTCTGCCAGAGAAGTGGACTTGGAAAGTTAAATACAAAAGAAGTTTGTTTTTATCCACTGCTTTGTGTGGGCTGATCTGTTGACAGTGCAGGTTCAAACTGCTGCCAGGCTGCATCAGTCACACCAGTCCACTGTTGTGCCCAGTCTACGTCCAGGGAAGGGAGACATTTAGATAAAGCTACGTCCACAAGTGCTTATTTTCAACCCGTACAGAGCATTGTGTACTTGTATTGTTAATTCGTTATGACCATTTTAAAGTGGGTTGTTGTGGTCGTAAAGaccaagtgttttttttta
This region of Hypomesus transpacificus isolate Combined female unplaced genomic scaffold, fHypTra1 scaffold_127, whole genome shotgun sequence genomic DNA includes:
- the narf gene encoding nuclear prelamin A recognition factor, producing MSTQVNIGARKDKCENCTKQCNKKQNVEGSSSLQEKEDPDGEVTESSQVLLSACLSCEGCVSEEESQKIAQQNREELERVLALNKRCDVTNHRTVLVSLCPQALPFFSVKFGLGIPEATHKLCGFLKSLGVRYVFDTTLAAGFSIVESQREFIQRYRRRHHDAHALPMFTSSCPGWIRYAERVLGTLVTPHLCTARSPQQIMGSLVKDYFCRQQMLRREQVYHVVVAPCFDKKLEAVREELYSSLLESRDVDCVLTSGEVLLMMKQRKVTVEQLDSVPLDHIMGEAADTGMVRHEGRGSEGFLEHVFKHAAKELFSLEVHQVTYKTLRNRDFQEVSLEQEGEAVLQFAAVYGFRNIQTLVHRMRKGRLPYQLVEVLSCPGGCLSGRGQAEGEAGGPAGGRVDKALVQQMEEAYSSLPVSLPETSPSLHTLYQDWLEGQDSPQARALLHTQYTQQPTGQAHTQPPHIQW